A region from the Drosophila takahashii strain IR98-3 E-12201 chromosome 2L, DtakHiC1v2, whole genome shotgun sequence genome encodes:
- the LOC138912714 gene encoding uncharacterized protein, which produces MLTQKGSRFVWSNEAVLTLFDLWQDNMDGFRGVRKNTHIYKEMANSLKEFGPSHVEVKQKMENIKKKYRVELAKVGPSGGTPSTWEYFERVAILMQGSRAVDVHPTDSTDFSSFGSDGQGDEMDETTAADFDGPSGSQAKRRKTSKGDEFLQIEKRKLEVRKKLPKNLPIFIARCWAYNRRVPRTKINTK; this is translated from the exons ATGTTGACACAAAAag gatCCCGATTTGTGTGGTCGAATGAGGCCGTGCTAACTCTCTTCGATCTATGGCAAGATAATATGGATGGTTTTCGTGGTGTGCGAAAGAACACGCACATATACAAGGAGATGGCCAACAGCCTTAAGGAATTCGGCCCCTCACATGTGgaggtaaaacaaaaaatggaaaacattaagaaaaaatacag AGTCGAACTGGCGAAGGTTGGACCTTCGGGGGGTACCCCCTCAACATGGGAGTATTTCGAGCGGGTCGCTATCCTGATGCAAGGGTCGCGAGCAGTGGATGTGCACCCAACTGACAGCACAG actTCTCAAGCTTTGGCAGCGATGGGCAAGGCGACGAAATGGACGAGACCACTGCCGCTGACTTTGATGGCCCCTCGGGCTCCCAGGCAAAGCGTCGCAAAACCAGTAAGGGCGATGAATTCCTTCAAATTGAAAAAAGGAAGCTGGAAGTAAGGAAGAAATTGCCAAAGAATCTGCCGATTTTCATCGCAAGGTGCTGGGCTTACAACAGACGCGTGCCTCGGACGAAGATTaataccaaataa